Within Scomber japonicus isolate fScoJap1 chromosome 1, fScoJap1.pri, whole genome shotgun sequence, the genomic segment GGTGGGCGAGATGCACGAGTGCAATATAAAGTTAATCCCAGCATATTTTGTGTGCAACTTTTTTCAGGGATGAAGACTTGAGCCAATCCAAAGCAGCTCTTAAAAAAGTGTCTTTTAATCTCTCTGGGGATGAGGACAGTGAGGGGGAGGAGATGGATGACAtttttggaggaaaaaacaaagcaaagtcCGAATCAATGTCGTCTTTTGAGAAACGGCAAGAAAAGGTAAGCAGATTTAGAATGTTGCCAGTTTGGTATGATTTGATATTAGTGAGTTTTGTATTTAGGTAAGTAAGTAGTAAGTGAGTAAGTAAGTGCATGAATCCAGCAGTGTTGCATGTAGTGCTGggtgttgtttcattttttgttgttgttaatatgATGCCTGCGTTTCAATACAATACCAAATCAATACTGTATCAATACTTAAAATGAGGCAAACTGCTCCAATGCTTCAGCGTTAAATGTCATATTAACACAAAGCAGTTGCACACAACAACTTGgaattaaataaaattcaaaCATTGGCTGATAAACATGAGTGAGGAAATATCAATGAATATATCAATGACTTCCTATTGCTATTGCAGATGTCAAAGAAGATCGATGAGTTGGAGAAAGCCGCTCTAGGAGAGAAGTCCTGGCAGCTGTCTGGAGAAGTGACGGCACAAACACGTCCAGAGAACAGCATGCTGGAAGAACATGTGGAGTTTGAGCAGACGTCCAGATCAGGTGTGTAACTCTTCTGCGTTTGTTGTATCTGCTTGTTGGAAAATGAGTGGATGTGATTTATACAATAGAGTGTCATACTTGGACTCGTTGATCACAGTTCCTATTATAAACAgtgaggatttctttttctctgctcttcTAGCCCCTGCTATCACAGAAGAAACCACACTACAGCTTGAAGACATCATCAAACAGAGAATTAAAGACCAGGTCAGCATACGGGTCACAATAACTAACTAAAATAATATCaggtgcttttttttgttgcctgaTTATAACCCAGTACCTTTTGACTTGCGTTTCTTAGGCATTTGATGACGTAGTCCGCAAAGAGAAACCCAAAGAGGAAGTGTTTGAGTACAAGAAGAGGCTAACGTTGGACCATGAGAAGAGCAAGCAGAGTCTAGCAGAAATCTATGAGCAAGAGtacctcaagcagaaccaggTTTGACTCTTATCTTGTTTTCGCAGTTAGTTGAACACATGAATGTTTGCTGTATCCACtttctcgtttttttttttttttctcaatcttTCTTCCCGgaattgattttttatttttttattttagaggCTCTATTTTGgccaagtgttttattttattaccttaCAGCACTACCTCAGAGAGCAGTGTTTATGTGCAGTATAGGGTTTTGAATTGCAATACTTGCAGAATCGCAATTATCAAGAATCATGATACAAATGGAATCGGCACCTTAGAATCGTGATACAATCGAATCATGACCAAAGCATATCGTCCCACCCCTAATGTAttgtattatgtatattatttcagcaaaagacagaggagaaggagaatcCATCCCATGTTGAAATTCAGAAGCTCATGGACACACTCTTCCTAAAGTTGGATGCTCTCTCCAACTTCCACTTCACACCTAAGCCGGTAAGTTTTGCCCGACAGCATCAACAAAAAGGACCCATTTTATTAGGTAGTAACAGAGCTGCAACTGCATATACTGAATGTTGTAGTTATATGTCATTGAATTTGACACACATTATTCATTAATGTTAAAACAGTAAGAGTAAAGATTAGAACATGCCTAAAATAATTACAATGATCGTTTGTACAATTCTGAAAGACAGACAAGTGTCATATGTTGCTATAAATCACAGATGTATTTATCAAAACAACTTTTTGTGTTGGATGGAAGTGCATTTAAAAgcttaaaacatgttttcatctcACAAAACATAAATGgcacaatacaataaaaaaatatttgaaatggtgACACTTTTGAACATATCTCAAAAAATATTGTCTGTAAACGGGGGCGTGGCAAACAGTTGCCAAACCACTGCAGTAATTAAAAAAGACTCATACGatgcctctctgtctccagccTGTGCCTGAGGTGAAGGTGGTGTCAAACTTGCCTTCCATCACAATGGAGGAGGTGGCTCCAGTCAGTGTGAGTGATGGTACACTGCTCGCTCCAGAAGAAATCAAGGTTAGTCATCCATCACATTTAACCTTATAGTTTGATGTTGGTGTATTTAGAAACATGTTGTGTCTAATAATACTCTCCATCTCTCTAACTGAAGGAGAAGAACAAAGCAGGCGATATACTGGGTGATACTGAGAAGACGTTAACAGATAAGAAGCGTGAGAGACGACACAAGAAGAAGGTGAAGAGTTTCAAGAtcaaggagaaagaaaagagacagaaacttAAAGAGGCCAGCAAAGTTGGAGAGAACAAAAAACCGTCAAAGGCTGAAGTCACGGAAAACCTAAAGAAGCTCACAAAAGGAGGCAAAGCCACAATACTCAAGGTGGGTGTTTTTCTATCATGTTCTTCCTCATATTGTTCAGATCTGGAGCAGTACTCATAGAAGATAGTCAGAGCAGTTGTGAGTTAATGACGTGTCCTGGATCTGCTAATGTGTCGGCTGCATATCGTCCTTGCAAAGTGGGCAAGATAAAAACTTAATTGTTCAATCTCTGCTTTCACTCCGCTACCGAGGCACGTGACTGCCAACATAAACATGACTCAACTAACCTTGTGTTCCTCTGTTTCAGGACGAGGGGAAGGACAAGGCTCTGCGGTCTTCTCAGGCCTTCTTCTCTCAGCTGCAGGACCAGGTCAAAAGTCAGATCAAAAGTGCAAAGGACCAGActtcaaagaagaagaaacacaaagaggttTCTGTCAGCAAACTCAAGTTATAATAACTGTGATGTTTTGTTGAGGAAGATCATCGTTTTATTGTACAGATTCTTTTTATGAGAGAGCTTCAATATATTAGATTTGAAAGTCCTTGTAAAATGTTTCCATTTCCATTCAAATTAAtcaaattctcaaatgtttttgtatttctttggcAATTAGTATTTTCAACTGCAGTAATAAATGTTAATTCACATGAATATTTCAGAGCATCCTCTTTTGTCAGATGAATGTACAGAATCACAGTAATTTATAACACCAgtattgtcttgttttcttattgaaaaattataaaagaaagaaaaatgatttgAGAGATGTATACGTATCTGTAATCTATGGGCACATAATTTGAGAAAACTTAATTCAGCTCATTGTCACAAACATGTCACTGCAAGAGTCTAGCAAAGATTCAAGGGTTAGAGAGAAATTACAAAAACTGAACAGATTGGTGTGTccgaactttgttttttcttctttcttctcccatGAATCATCTCTcaacccctcagatttatctgatGACTCTCTGGAGGAGCCAGAACCCTAGGTTGAGAACCTCTCAACTAAACCTtctaactgtatataatgtTGTTCAAACTAGCCTCACCTCAAGCAGCTACAATAAcagcttcagtattaataagcTGTTGATGTTCTATGTAATGTATCATAGGGGTGAAACAAGTACTTGAAtacttaaagtacattttgttgCAATACTTATGCTGTTTTACTTAattaggatttttcatgcaggactttttcctataatagagtatttttacattgttttattggTACTTCTACTTAAGGAGAGGGTCAAAGAAATTCTTTCAGAACTGTTATTGAGTTAAAtatagctgtcaaataaatatagtaGAGTAAAATTATATTTCCTTCTTGAGATGTTGTGGAAGTAACTCCAAATTGTGAATTTACTATGGCATTTTATGTACTTGTTTACTTCAAACATTGGTAATTTATGCACAAGGtagggaaggttactttggaaatgtaaaagGTTACAGATAACTatttaccctatttaaaatgtaataagtaatatgactatttcaattactaaatcaaagtaatgtaacttttttttccaattacttttctaattttctaagaaatgttttcaactgttaaggtaagtgtacccattaaacccaccaaaatctaagttcaggtttTTCATTGATACTGACATAATGACTTATAAGGGGGATCATTTCTTATGAAGCAAGATtgatctctcatttgaaaatgtattcattagcttacgtagattttggaatataaagatattttatgaaaaaagtcaaaagtcaggcatgggcttaattggtactgtgacaccatttaagccacAGCACGATTTActtacaaaatatattttttaaatgttttcaaagaattataaacagcaatatatgtatgtattaagaaatgaggggggaaaaaaccctccAGGGCAAattcttaaaggtctgacttcagatgtaacgcCCTCCAGTAATAATTATGTTCAGTaactaacagattacagtttaatttattttgtgattaaatTACGTAACGcagttacatgtaactagttactccccaacattGTTTATGGCCTTAATTGTACTAGTTGCCTCATGTTTTGCATGTCACCTGTTGTAAGTAGTGAAGTAAAAAAACAGTAGCAGTAAATAAACTTATACAGAAGAAAGCTGAATGTATATCTGTGAAATAAAAGGGTAAAATCTCATAAAAATGGGGCTAGTACTAATCTCTAAAAACTGTACCACCTGACGGTACATGAGCCACGCCCCCTCTTAGGGAAATGCCCATGACGTCATTGAAGATAAACGCGGAAGTGAATCAGGCGACgaaacagcagacagaaaccAAATAAGTTAGAGTGTACTCCTGACTGCTATTTACAGGTAAGTCACTGTCACTTTGTTGTCGATCAGTTGAACTGTTGCTCATTTTGAATGAACTCCCGCTGGTCAAACTACTCCAGTATGTTGGACGAGtttgttttttggcattttttgctTAGCATTGAgagctagttagcttagctggCGTCAACAGAAGACTGCTAACAAAGCAGAGGCTAGGTAAACAGCCAGTGTTGGCAGCACAGACACCGAGTTTGGGGCTTAATCGTCCATTTTATAGTATGTTTCAATAAATGATTTGTGAAGCAATCGAGAAAGGATATCATAATAGAGATGGCTAACATCTCTGTTATGACTGAGGCAGCCTCGTCAGGCGCCGTGTCATGCTCAAGCTAACTGTTTTTAGCTGTTCAGCTTTTCTGAGGAAGCTGAAACTTTAACTATCTGTGTGTGCTTATTTACGTGTTGTTATTGTTTGGAGTGGCTCTGTTTCGATGGGCTGGGTGGGTCATGCTCACATGATTAAAGTGACTCACAGCAGCAGAGGTGGGGGCGATGAGGGTGAAGGTTTCTATGCTGTGAGCTTATATCCAGCTGCTCTCATTGATCTCATGTCCACATAGACTCTTAACACCATGCTGGGAGGAGGCTTCAAGGCAGAGAGGCTCAGGGTGAACCTCCGCCTGGTAATCAACCGACTCAAACtccttgagaaaaaaaaaagtaagtcctgggttgaataaatgaaaaactcTCCCACTGTTTATTTCATAGCGCTCCTGTGGAGTCAGTATTAAGAGATGTGTGTCTGTCCTCCTTATAACCAAACTTTCCCTTTCCCATTCCTTAATTAAAATGAAGCTGAGCTTGCTCAAAAGGCCAGGAAGGAGATTGCAGATTACCTGTCATCAGGCAAAGATGAGCGGGCACGGATCCGCGTGGAGCACATCATCAGAGAGGACTATCTGGTGGAAGCCATGGAGATCCTGGAGCTTTACTGTGACCTGCTGCTGGCTCGCTTTGGCCTCATTCAGTCTATGAAGTGAGTAGCTGACCAGGTGCACCAAAAACACCACTTTTACCACGAGGACCATGCCCCTAACAATCAGAGGGCAGCTCAGACCCTAGACTCAACACAAAATCTATCTATTCAGGACAGCTTTTCAGAGTCTATTACTCTTGTTATTctctttatatttatgtttttaacactGTAGTGCTTTTAGATTCACtgcaaattaattattattacagtatacAGGAATTATTGACAAGCAAACATGGGTCATCCTTGTTAACC encodes:
- the mphosph10 gene encoding U3 small nucleolar ribonucleoprotein protein MPP10, with amino-acid sequence MAAGGDMCSVLEECLKTININTAHPETFLSLQDEVATDFTSLTKTLYDLHKAAEPADYKGSPLSQLVVEHFDEEQIWQELELQNTAVLKHFRDAIDEALSDETLTVLEEEMEEENGDEEAGESDDQNAEEEEEAEEEEEEEEKAPRHSKKMSQGGAEDYTDEDSDLDFDVDALEKREKQKRGIGGKGSKVKGVPSEVDDKFFKMSEMESFLDDMDKREGKEDKNDIDYFQDLPSDGDEELDLETLSTKKQKKTTSKSSRNVKYKDYFDAVEGGADNQPDAEDDSMDESQGDGEEEFDDEDDDQDGEEEGDDEDEDLSQSKAALKKVSFNLSGDEDSEGEEMDDIFGGKNKAKSESMSSFEKRQEKMSKKIDELEKAALGEKSWQLSGEVTAQTRPENSMLEEHVEFEQTSRSAPAITEETTLQLEDIIKQRIKDQAFDDVVRKEKPKEEVFEYKKRLTLDHEKSKQSLAEIYEQEYLKQNQQKTEEKENPSHVEIQKLMDTLFLKLDALSNFHFTPKPPVPEVKVVSNLPSITMEEVAPVSVSDGTLLAPEEIKEKNKAGDILGDTEKTLTDKKRERRHKKKVKSFKIKEKEKRQKLKEASKVGENKKPSKAEVTENLKKLTKGGKATILKDEGKDKALRSSQAFFSQLQDQVKSQIKSAKDQTSKKKKHKEVSVSKLKL